Proteins found in one Sporosarcina jeotgali genomic segment:
- the ylqF gene encoding ribosome biogenesis GTPase YlqF: MTIQWFPGHMAKARREVTEQLKLVDIVFELVDARLPLSSRNPMIDEVIHQKPRILILNKMDLADEHETAKWIRYFDDQGIRAVAINSFEGKGLQAVTKAAKEVLAPKIERMKKRGIRPGAIRAMIVGIPNVGKSTLINRLAHKNIAKTGNKPGVTKAQQWIKYEKELELLDTPGILWPKFEDPETGQKLALTGAIKDTIVNMEDLAMYGLRFLSNRYSGRLEERYGFATVEDNTAELFEAVGARRKAYTTGGEIDYDKVAELIIQDVRTGNFGKLTFDWTEEQK; encoded by the coding sequence ATGACCATTCAATGGTTTCCCGGTCACATGGCGAAAGCCCGAAGAGAAGTAACCGAACAGTTAAAACTTGTAGATATCGTTTTTGAACTTGTAGATGCACGACTTCCATTATCTTCTCGGAATCCGATGATTGATGAAGTCATTCATCAAAAACCAAGAATACTGATATTGAACAAAATGGATTTGGCAGATGAACATGAAACTGCTAAGTGGATCCGATATTTTGATGACCAGGGCATTCGTGCAGTCGCAATTAACTCGTTTGAAGGCAAAGGACTGCAGGCGGTGACCAAGGCGGCAAAAGAAGTGCTCGCTCCCAAAATTGAGCGGATGAAAAAGCGCGGAATCCGGCCAGGTGCAATTCGTGCGATGATCGTCGGGATTCCAAACGTTGGAAAATCAACGCTGATTAATCGGCTTGCTCATAAAAACATAGCGAAAACAGGGAATAAGCCAGGCGTTACAAAAGCACAACAATGGATTAAGTACGAAAAAGAACTGGAATTGCTTGATACGCCAGGTATTCTATGGCCGAAGTTCGAAGATCCGGAGACCGGTCAGAAACTTGCATTGACAGGGGCTATTAAAGATACGATTGTCAACATGGAAGATCTCGCAATGTACGGATTGCGGTTTTTATCAAACCGGTACTCTGGCCGTTTAGAAGAACGGTATGGTTTTGCGACTGTAGAGGACAACACAGCAGAATTGTTTGAGGCAGTAGGTGCACGCCGCAAAGCCTATACAACTGGCGGAGAAATCGATTACGATAAAGTTGCAGAACTGATCATACAAGATGTCAGAACTGGGAATTTCGGAAAATTGACATTCGACTGGACAGAAGAGCAGAAATGA